In Salvelinus sp. IW2-2015 linkage group LG8, ASM291031v2, whole genome shotgun sequence, the sequence CGGTTTTGACTGAAGCATCAGTCAGCCTATTCTTATTGATCTATCACTGAGCCCCACAATTCTTAGCGATAGTGGCCATGCTGGCAGCTGGTAATAGTTTTTGcgcagaggaagaggcgaagcgagaggcataactgggcccaaaacctgtcttctccagcagggggcgttttgtttttttctgctcACCAAKCGAGGAGCTTTTCTTTGGAGTTCAATGAGTGTCGAAtgtggtcaacaaaaaatgtaatggtttATTTGCTACAttaggcttatttgatcgaatagaagtttcgtaatgcatATATTGTTACGactactgatataagtaggacaggTGACATCCCGGTAactttgaaagaaaataaacactATATGGGAGTTGTTCCTGTCGTTCACCCGCgtctctgccctctcattggctagaatggtcccacctgatcttgcctccaaccgactgccttccattttttaaGACATTTATTATCGTTTTTAGAGCGGCCgcttgagtatctggtcaatataatggataatctgtgacTGCAGTCTGTGAACTGAGTTTGTTAGCTATCACTAGTTATGTTGGTGCCATCTTCCAACAACAAAGCCTATCCTGTCAACTGGATAATGAAATGGGCATCTACCTTGCCTACAGATTTGTTTTTAGTCCTCAATTTGATGTGGGAAGTATAACAACACAAGTTCTCTCCCGAATAGATTATTTCCGGTAATAAAGTGTCAGTATGTTACTGTGCTAGCATGGAAATACACATTTAGCTTGTTTACCTAATACAGCTCTGTTTTCTTTTAAGGAATGGACCTGATCTGAGGAGAGAGGTGCTGGATATGGCTGAAGGGATTGACATTGGCGAAATGCACTCCTTCGACCTAGTTCCAAGTGCTgaagcaaaaaagagacccaATTCATCAGATGGCAGTGAGTGATTTTGGTTCTTCAGATTAAACTCCTTGCCACATCTTAACTAATTTTGGATGTTGTTGAAGTATTTTGCTTATCTACTGGAAGGTGGCAAATAACTTAACTCAACATAATGTATACTATATCCTTtttttattgttatattattgtgaTATACTTGTCATTGATTGATTCTCTGATTTGTTCTTTAATGTTAGGAGAAGAGCCAATGAGGAAGATGCCGGTGTCCAAATTTTGTTCCAGACCGCTGTTTGAGCCTGTGCACTTTGTTAGTGGTGGCAGCAGTGGCGGGTCTGGTAATGATGAGAAGGAGAATGACAAGCAGCGCCGGAGGAGTGAGGTGAACAGTTTGAGACAGCGGGACTCTGACCGTCCCTTTTATGGCAACAACCGAGCTCAGGGCTCCTCTGCAGCTAGACCAGCATTCGACAGAGTTTCATCATACGGTTCTTCTTCTGACTCTTGGAGGGACAGAGATGGAcaaagtgatagagagagagatcgagacatACCCCCAGTTAGCACAAGTGGTTTAGGTTATGGGAGCCGAGGATCCACTTCAAATTATATGACTAAAGTGCAGCAGGACTACTCAGACAGATATGAAGCCCATAGCACTAGGCAGCCGGACTCATACTCTCAGGCCCCTAGGTTTGATGGATATGGAGGAGGCAGTCGGTCAGGGTGCTGGGGGGATTCAGGACGCCAAGGCCTTGGCTTCGGGCATCAGGACAGAGGGAATCAGGACAGACCATCTAGCAGGCCATTCAGCAGAGTCTACAGTAGCCCAGGGAGGAGTAGCCCCTCCTCGGTTTCAGGGTCTTCTTCACAACCCATCCCCATATCTCAAGCCGTACTGGATGAAAAGCAGAGGCTGATCAATAGTGTGGCATCTGCCATAGCTGTCACTTTAAGAGACCCCGCGTTTATGTGTGGCGCTGAATCTCCAAACTACAATTTCATGCTAAGCCGTAGCATCCAGGCCTGTAAGACCAACCCAGAGTACATCTATGTCAACCTCAAAGATATCCCTCCAGCAGACCTACCCAAGAACAGGAAAGTACCAACTGATGGCTATGCCTGTGAGCTGAGATGCCAGTGTGTTTACCTTGCTACTGGATACTCTGGAAGCAAAAACGGGGCAAGGGACCGTGCATCTGAGCAGGCTATTAAGCTTTTCTTTAAACAGGTGGAGGTCCGTGTAGTGCAGCGCAAATTCAAACACTCCTTGGTCAATGATATTGTGGTCTGCCAGATTAACTGCCCTACCCCTGCTTTTCTACCAGCACTGCGTAATCCAGAGGATAAGCCGACGCCTAGCTCCAAGGGGCAATACGAGCCTGACAAACGCAAGCACTGGACCGATTTTGTCATTGTTGACAacgctcatgatgccatctgcaTTCTTAACAACTCTGCCGCCTTCAACCGCATGAAGATTGACTACAAGTTCGATGTGGTTCCCAACAGCAGTGCATGGCAATGTAGCGTGTACCTGCAGGACGAGCTGGTGGCACAGGCCAAGGGAAGTAAGAAGACTTCTAAACATACAGCAGCTGAAGAGGCAGTGAGGAAACTGCGCATGAACCAGGCAGCCCGGcagcaacaacaaccacagcagTTCTCCCGAGGGAACAATCCCTCTGACCCATCGGGTGGCCGTTTCGGTCACCAGGGTGGTAGGAAGAAACACTTGAGTGAGCTGGTCATCCTAGAGAACTCAGACAATGCCATCTGCATCATTAATGACACTGCCCAGTTCAACAAGGTAGCTGCCGATTATAAGTTYACAGTGCTACCAGATCACCGCTGGAGGTGTGAGGTATACCTGGAGGGTCAGTATGTAGCGTCAGGCATCGGACCCAAGAAAACGGTGAAGCACATTGCAGCAGAGGAAGCMCTGGCCACACTCAGGCAGACACAGGCTGTGGTTAAATCTAACCTCAGGAAGGACGGTAATGCTGACGCCCTCTCTCGCCACCAGATTCTGACGCGCTCTGGTGAGGAGGCCTCGAGACAGGAGATCAAGGAGGATAACATTGGGAATCAGCTACTCCGCAAGATGGGCTGGAAGGGTGGCGGATTGGGCCGGGAAGGGGAGGGCATCTCTGAACCCATAAAGGTTAAAGAGCAGTTCTCCAGAGAAGGACTGGGTATGGACATGGACAAGTCTGGGAATCAGCTCACCAAACGGAACATCGAGGACATCATCCGTAACTATGCCAGTTCAGACCGCCAGGACGACCTGCGCTTCTCCACTGAACTCAACAATGATGAACGCAAGCAGATCCACCAGATATCCCAGAAGTATGGCCTGCGGAGTAAGTCATATGGCCAGGGCAGGCTGCGCTTCCTCATCGTCAGTCGCAAAGTGCACAAAGACCAGCTCATTGGCCAGCTCCTGCAGGAAgggcaggtgggacgctacgAGCTGGTGAAACCTCAGGCCTCACACTGACTGGATGTAGTATAGCTCCAACAAACTACCGATGACYGATACTTCAgaacaaaaacaggtgtgcctgaTCTGGGCAAAGGTTGTACTTTTATTGGGGATGTTTCAATCTTCTAGGCTGGTCTTTTGGGGGAAATAMTTCAGTGTTTTCTGCATTCCATTTCCTACAATTGCATATTTTCTGGCATTGTTTTGACGCTTCTTGTCATTCTACAATTTGGTCTTCTGTCAGCTTCACATTTGCACAATATTCTAGTGATTTGTGCAGTAACAGTTGATTAGAGTTATGTATCTTGACAAAAAGGTTCAAAACATTTTAGCAAACGTTTTTCATGGCTACAGAAATAGCCTAAACCAGCAGAATGCCCACCATTTTACCTACACACGTTTCATTAGTAAAAATGTATATGGCATCACATCAAGTGACATCTGTAACTATATGCTGACATTGACACATCCCTGACATAATACTTTCTATGTTATTTTCCCCCCTTGGATMGTTAGATAATTGAAAAATAAAAGCTTCCTCCAAGACTTGTAATATGATCTTTGTCACATGGTAAAAGCGCAGGCTGTGATCCCTTTGAAATGTCAAATGTATAYGTCTTAAGTGAATAGTTAACTTGTCTGCTTGTTTTCACAGCTGTAACAACGATCAATAAATTAAGTCTTATAATTGTCTACTGTCTGGACTTCARTACTTGTGAGTTGACTGATGTGATTTTACAAATatatttatcaaaatgcattggaacatttatttttatattaacaCTCCTATGAACAATTACTATATTCCAGTTCTGTTCAATGTTTGCAGGTCTGTAAGTKTGTAGCAATATTGTAAAGGTTTTACCTCCaccactagtggttagagcgttggactagtagaaggttgcaagattgaatcSCCGAGCAGATAGCTCACAGatacactaaatgaccaaaagtatgtggacacctcgtcgaacatctcattctaaaatcacgGCATTAATTTGGATTTGGTCCACCTGTTTctgtatgggttagggttaaccctaaacctctttctgtatggacctggctttgtgcacgtgggcattgtcatgctgaaacaggaaagggYcttccccaaactgttgccacaaagttggaagcacagaatcatctagaatgtcattgtatgctgtagtgttaatatttcccttcactggaagtaagggtcctagcccgaaccatgaaaaacggccccagaccattgttcctcatccaccaaactttacagttggcactatgcattggggcaggtagcattctcctggcaYctgccaaacccagattcgtctgccAGTCGGAAAAGCGTGATTCagataatcaaagcttgatgRGTtgtttatttgaatcagctgtgtattgctagggcaaaaaactcaaatgtgcacccagggggagCCCCAAAACCaaatttgggaaaccctggtccagtctacatgagattattatggacgaGATCAAGAATatttttgtcaaatggcagtcaagcatcgatcatcatgtcaccagaataagaccctcgatatttattggaaagcagcattAAGCTCATCACATGCACTTTCACCCCCTGTGAARTTAATCAGAACTTATTTCAACtgcagcctaataaactgcataaaCCGAGTTGTAGTGGGAAGATCACACACACCATATCACCGACGACTCCAAATGTACTTTGATATTATGGTTATATCAATATTTACGCATAAAGGCATTGCCACTGCCATTTCccacataattcattttaccgacacaaaaagatcccaccgtgTTAAACGAACAAATTCtggcatttataaaattacaCCAAAACATCCTTTTTctatcacagctgtcgtgatttttatatacacacacacacatatacacacacacgacattaCTTAACTTGCATAAAACTGTGCATGGAAACATAGTTacttcgtttttttgttgttgcaacatACAGTTACAGGACTTTTGAAAGTGCACCAAGTACGTCCCTTTCTGAAACACTTGATTCCTGATGTATATCATTCATTGATGAAAGCGCCATTTGGCACAAAGCCCCAACAAGAACACRGTTTGTGCATGAAAAAAAGGATAGGATATTGAGATTGACATTGGTTGGGAATAGAAGTCCATGACAGGTGTTCATCAAATTGTTTCTTAGCTAATATCATCCTAAAGCTTCAAAAAGGCAAATGGGCGAGAKAAGCTAGAAACAAAACATTCAAAGaatagaaaataagaaaaaaatgttGATCCACACAGCAAATCACACTGTAGAGGACTTAAAACCACTAAAATGACAAGATACAAAAGTAACTCCAAATGAACATACCTTTTTGCCTCAAGATAAAAATATGGGGGTAAATTACATTGTAAGTAACCCAGATATAACAACGTACATTTACTTTAATGAAGATGTGCTCTTGTCCAGGAGGAGCATTCTGCATGAAGTGATACCACAACAACATACAAACCTCACTACAGACACACATAATGCGGAGAAAGATTCAAACCATGATGTGCATTTCATTTCCTTTATGAGATATTTGTCTTCTGTGTTTTCGTTTTGACTTGAGGCTGGATATTGTTCATTCTTTGTGAATGGTGAGGGGGTCAACAATCACGCCAACTCTGTTCCACGATGGCAGACACCCTCTTCTCATACTCCCGCTTGTTCTCCTGGTACAGCTGAGCTGCCTGGCTGTTGGCTGGGCTGTTCGGATTCGGCTCATCCAGTAAAGACTAGGACAATGCAATAAGACACTTTTCAATAACAACAGtattcctttttactttattttttaaagaaattgtTCCTAACATTGAATCAGACAACACCGATATTTGAGGACTAATTAAAGTACATCAAAAGATCTTTACGATGCAAGAATCCAGCGATTTATGAGTATTTCCCGCTGAAAACCTTTGGAGAATGTTGAGTTTACCTGTATTGAAGTTAGGATTGAAGAAACATCATATGTCGGACTCCAGCGGTTCTGAAGAATGTCCAAGCATATACTACCATCTGCATAGACtgcacaatacaaaacatacatttactcTTCATAACAATGACTGGTGGATTGACTTGTTGACAAAGATTCAGCTGTTCCATTATAAAAGGATCCTGTAAGCAATAAGCATGTTTCTAAAATGCCATTCCCACCTCCTATCCAGAAAAGAAAAACGTACCGTTTGGATGAAACATTTTGGAGACAAAACGCACTGTTGGAGGCTTGTTAGGGTATTCCTCTGTGAATTCTATTGTGAGTTTGAAAGTTCCTGAAATGAGAGAATTTATAAAGTGGGCACATCACACAAGGTTAACTGGTTAGCTTGACAATGACAACAATGGAGTTGGtattggcaagagcacaaacagatatgggaCCAAGCTAAAAAAAATGGCTTAAATTCAAAGTTGTTCTTGCTGCCAAATGTTTTGAGCAACCAAATAGCATAAGCATACTGTATTTGGCCAATACATTTTTGCAGCTATTCCAATACCAGAGAACATTATCTAGTATACAGAGAAAAAATACTAATGTACATAACTGCAACTCAATCACAGACATTCACTAGAACAGAGTGGTGGCCTTGATTAGCCCTTGATCACACATAAGTCATTAGACGATGGGGTGTTCTGTAGGGGGCAGTTTTGTTAAGATCCCTGACGCTCGATCAcaacattaacacgcatcgcgGTTTTGGAAGTATAAGGACCCTACACACCTcgatatgggttagggttagtgttcccacacagacatatctccatgttacagcgcttttTTTACGGAAAACAAATGGCAGACAAGAgacgaccacctgtgctaattagcaaTCTAGCATGcgctgaacacctgtgtgtaagtgtAACTCGGAAAGTGTAGTTTTGTCAGATGGAGGCAcacatagctgtatggatctgtgctaAACTGCTAAGTgtagctttttttattttaagcaTTCTTTCTCGCTGATGAAAGACAAGGGCCATATGTTTCGAAAGCCGTATTACAATAAATGATTACTGActtttctaaacgttaaaacagtGTAGGGAATCTAGTTCACGAGGCAGTCGTGGGCAAAKCTAATGGCTGAGAACTGTAGTGAGATGGCAGAATGCCACCTAGAGTTTGAGAGCTAGGGTCTGATAAGGCATATTCACTGACGGACATGTCATAAACAGATACAATCCCCTGGGTTTGACCCAAAAACCCATTCACAGGCGTCATTCACTTGCTGGCAGGCAGTAATCTCAGCTCAACCATGCAACAGGTGAAAGAAGCTCATTCAGCTGGATTGCTGTACTTTCCGATAAGACACCACCTGGTCTAAAATGTACTGTTCCAACTAGCAGGTCCCTCCCAATTAATTAGCCATTATCATGGTACTGATCACTTCTATTTGAGTTATCAAACATATAAACCATAATGTAGCAACTACAGAAAGTCAACAcacagccagctaaagttagctaaatCACTTACCATCTTCAAAAGGGGTTCCCTCTGGgctgggggaagagagaaaacaaTTTCAATACARCTAATCACCTGTGTCAACTAGCTTGATAACTTTAAATTATTCGGCTAAGAGCTGTACTATAAGTTAATTGCTTGAAAATTAACAGAAAGTTCATAGCTAATAATACTCTACTTTTGATACACATTGATGTGCGGGTACCGGCGTTTCTGTACTACACAACTCTACTTATTCTAGCTACTTAGCTACTAACTTACTTTTAAAGTCCAGTCACTTACCCAAAAATAACGGCATTCCACACCATGATATTGTTTTCAGAAGGGGCTCCACTAACTCCAGCAGGAGGGTCCTCTTGAAGCCTGAGAAATACGTTTATTTTCGATGGTTAGCATTAGttagcagttagctagctaattaaataGGCTAACGTTAAAGCTAACTGGCACGGCTAGCTAACGTTCGCTATAACTTGAAACGATCAACGTTAAACTGTAATCTTTATGTTAACAATCCAAGTATTAGCTAGTAACTTAAGTAGCAGATAAGATAAAAGTTAACATTTAGCCAGGTAGCTGTgaagtgagctagctagcttaacaGATTCACCTAGCCCTAACTAACGTTACCGTTTAAAGTCTCTCATTAAACGCCGTCTTGCTGGAGTTGACATCTTATTCAGTTGAAAAAAAGAGGTGTGGATACGGTTAGAAGTTACACGTTTTAAAACAAACGAATTTCACAGTAATTTTTATATTTCCAAAGATAGGGTTCCGCaatctttagctagctagccaaatatGTTTGTTTCTCGCTAGGAGTGCGTTAGTAGGACATGATCTGGGCTAGGCACTAAGCCGCGAAAGGGGGGTGAATACGAGGGCATAGTGAGTGTTGCCTGTCTTCGATTAGTTTAAATTAATCTRTAATTAAAATATACAAATAACGTATATTATTCAGTGAATATTCAACATAAAAAAWTATTTGTACAACAAACTTCCAAATTTCAATGGTCAAGTATGTTTGAATGTAGCTACCTTcactttcacgtttgttgttccCCTGTAACAATTACGTCAGGTTTAGCATggggttaccacagccacaaagtcaaaattgtctatatcgtaaaatttcatgaaaacaaaaatttgatttttggtcttaatttaaggttatgtTCAGGGTTACGGTTAAAATTGTGGTTAAGGGTAGGTTTGAAACAGTGGTATTCAAACATTTTCAGCGGGGACCCCATTGTTCAGACTGAAATTCTGTGGACaccaccccaaatctaatgacacaaccttaaaataGGTGCATTTggatttttaaatcaacaaataaCCGTCAATAAATAATTGCATTTATCTCTTATCAAAATTCTGCAGTCTACGCTTAA encodes:
- the LOC111967628 gene encoding ubiquitin-conjugating enzyme E2 A, whose protein sequence is MSTPARRRLMRDFKRLQEDPPAGVSGAPSENNIMVWNAVIFGPEGTPFEDGTFKLTIEFTEEYPNKPPTVRFVSKMFHPNVYADGSICLDILQNRWSPTYDVSSILTSIQSLLDEPNPNSPANSQAAQLYQENKREYEKRVSAIVEQSWRDC
- the LOC111967627 gene encoding NF-kappa-B-repressing factor; the encoded protein is MAEGIDIGEMHSFDLVPSAEAKKRPNSSDGREEPMRKMPVSKFCSRPLFEPVHFVSGGSSGGSGNDEKENDKQRRRSEVNSLRQRDSDRPFYGNNRAQGSSAARPAFDRVSSYGSSSDSWRDRDGQSDRERDRDIPPVSTSGLGYGSRGSTSNYMTKVQQDYSDRYEAHSTRQPDSYSQAPRFDGYGGGSRSGCWGDSGRQGLGFGHQDRGNQDRPSSRPFSRVYSSPGRSSPSSVSGSSSQPIPISQAVLDEKQRLINSVASAIAVTLRDPAFMCGAESPNYNFMLSRSIQACKTNPEYIYVNLKDIPPADLPKNRKVPTDGYACELRCQCVYLATGYSGSKNGARDRASEQAIKLFFKQVEVRVVQRKFKHSLVNDIVVCQINCPTPAFLPALRNPEDKPTPSSKGQYEPDKRKHWTDFVIVDNAHDAICILNNSAAFNRMKIDYKFDVVPNSSAWQCSVYLQDELVAQAKGSKKTSKHTAAEEAVRKLRMNQAARQQQQPQQFSRGNNPSDPSGGRFGHQGGRKKHLSELVILENSDNAICIINDTAQFNKVAADYKFTVLPDHRWRCEVYLEGQYVASGIGPKKTVKHIAAEEALATLRQTQAVVKSNLRKDGNADALSRHQILTRSGEEASRQEIKEDNIGNQLLRKMGWKGGGLGREGEGISEPIKVKEQFSREGLGMDMDKSGNQLTKRNIEDIIRNYASSDRQDDLRFSTELNNDERKQIHQISQKYGLRSKSYGQGRLRFLIVSRKVHKDQLIGQLLQEGQVGRYELVKPQASH